Proteins from a single region of Hymenobacter aquaticus:
- a CDS encoding S1/P1 nuclease yields the protein MFKKCVALVCFSVLPFSLMAWGVQGHRVVGKIAENHLTKKAKDQVAALLGSERLPLVTTWADEVRYSEEYEATAPWHFINTALGLPFAEYTGVVTSMQEPNAYLALNQNLQQLKDPKATKEQKVVALKFVIHIVGDVHQPMHVSRAEDKGGNAITVKYQGKDTNLHSLWDSGLLDYEGMTYSELAVLLDRPTPLQVQQWQKDGITQWLWESYSISQQLYAETAQNATFDYKYVPGHLPTVEDRLLQAGIRLAGLLNGVFV from the coding sequence ATGTTCAAAAAGTGTGTTGCCCTGGTGTGCTTTAGCGTGTTGCCCTTCAGCCTGATGGCCTGGGGCGTGCAGGGGCACCGGGTAGTGGGTAAGATTGCCGAAAACCATTTGACCAAGAAAGCCAAGGACCAGGTGGCCGCGCTGCTGGGCTCTGAGCGGCTGCCGCTGGTAACGACCTGGGCCGACGAGGTGCGCTACTCGGAAGAGTACGAGGCCACGGCGCCCTGGCACTTCATCAATACCGCCCTGGGCCTGCCCTTTGCCGAGTACACCGGCGTGGTGACCAGCATGCAGGAGCCCAACGCCTACCTGGCCCTGAACCAGAACCTGCAGCAGCTGAAAGACCCCAAAGCCACCAAGGAGCAGAAAGTGGTGGCCCTCAAGTTCGTGATTCACATCGTGGGCGACGTGCACCAGCCCATGCACGTGAGCCGGGCCGAGGACAAGGGCGGCAACGCCATTACGGTGAAGTACCAGGGCAAAGACACCAACCTGCACAGCCTCTGGGACAGCGGCCTGCTCGACTACGAGGGCATGACCTACTCGGAGCTGGCCGTGCTGCTCGACAGGCCCACGCCCTTGCAGGTGCAGCAGTGGCAGAAAGACGGCATCACGCAGTGGCTCTGGGAGTCGTACTCCATCAGTCAGCAGCTCTACGCCGAAACCGCCCAGAACGCCACCTTCGACTATAAGTACGTGCCCGGCCACCTGCCCACCGTGGAAGACCGCCTCTTGCAGGCCGGTATCCGGCTGGCGGGCTTGCTGAACGGGGTGTTTGTGTAG
- a CDS encoding M61 family metallopeptidase: MQPYLALLTLLLPGACTTPHTPAATSKAIYRYRVNLRRPDHDRLRVEVQVPPTRQRQVVFVMPKSVPGIYGALNFGRYVTELTALGPDNEPLSVTRQDTNSWVIADARRLRRLTYSVADTWDQFHHVAGEAGTLYRSAGSAYQPDSAYVLNYNTFVGYLEGHARPYEVRFTRPAGYYGASHRPPQPLNDSVDVVRAPSYRALVDAPVLYARPDTAWLQLGQTKVQVALYATTQRHYAPTLARSLKPLLEAQRAYLGGRLPVDSYAFLVYHAQGRPGSYLGDGLEHSQSTLCLLESPGLADLGPFLRRLTTHEFFHIVTPLNIHSREIESYDFRQPTFSAHLWLYEGLTEYATVHMAIRQRLQTLPEFVAGLESKARDMRQFDNTLALTELSRLVLTRPDQYYNFYLKGALFNLCLDVRLRELSGGTMGTQELVRRLARRYGPSRPFADEELFDVITALTYPAMRGFFRAYLEQGQPLPLAETLAKVGLRYEEKTATISIMAQLTPAQRALRRAWIGQ, from the coding sequence GTGCAACCATATCTAGCGTTGCTGACCCTGCTTCTGCCAGGGGCCTGCACAACTCCCCACACGCCGGCCGCCACCAGCAAGGCCATCTACCGCTACCGCGTAAACCTGCGCCGCCCCGACCACGACCGGCTGCGGGTGGAGGTGCAGGTGCCGCCTACCCGGCAGCGGCAGGTCGTCTTCGTCATGCCCAAGAGTGTGCCCGGCATTTACGGGGCCCTGAACTTTGGGCGCTACGTGACGGAACTCACGGCGCTGGGCCCCGACAATGAGCCCCTGTCCGTTACGCGCCAGGATACCAACAGCTGGGTTATTGCCGATGCCCGCCGCCTGCGCCGCCTCACCTACTCCGTGGCCGATACCTGGGACCAGTTTCACCACGTGGCGGGGGAGGCGGGCACCCTGTACCGCTCGGCCGGCAGCGCCTACCAGCCCGATAGCGCCTACGTGCTCAACTACAACACCTTCGTGGGCTACCTCGAAGGCCACGCCCGGCCCTATGAGGTACGCTTCACCCGGCCCGCCGGCTACTACGGCGCCTCGCACCGCCCGCCCCAGCCCCTGAACGACTCCGTGGACGTGGTGCGGGCGCCCAGCTACCGGGCCCTGGTGGATGCACCGGTGCTGTATGCCCGCCCCGACACGGCCTGGCTGCAACTGGGCCAGACCAAGGTGCAGGTGGCGCTCTACGCTACCACGCAACGCCACTACGCGCCCACGCTGGCCCGGTCGCTGAAGCCGTTGCTCGAAGCCCAGCGGGCCTACCTGGGGGGGCGCCTGCCCGTCGATTCCTACGCCTTTCTGGTGTACCACGCCCAGGGCCGGCCGGGCAGCTACCTGGGCGACGGCCTGGAGCACAGCCAGTCGACGCTGTGCCTGCTGGAGTCGCCGGGGCTGGCGGACCTCGGCCCGTTTCTGCGCCGCCTCACAACCCACGAGTTTTTCCACATCGTGACGCCGCTGAACATCCATTCCCGCGAAATCGAAAGCTACGACTTCCGCCAGCCGACCTTCTCGGCCCACCTCTGGCTATATGAGGGCCTGACCGAGTACGCTACCGTGCACATGGCCATCCGGCAGCGGCTGCAAACCCTGCCCGAGTTTGTGGCCGGGCTGGAAAGCAAGGCCCGGGACATGCGGCAGTTCGATAATACGCTGGCCCTGACGGAGCTGAGTCGGCTGGTCCTGACGCGCCCGGACCAGTACTACAACTTCTACCTGAAAGGGGCCTTGTTCAACCTCTGCCTCGACGTGCGCCTGCGGGAGCTGTCGGGCGGCACGATGGGCACCCAGGAGCTGGTGCGGCGGCTGGCCCGGCGCTACGGCCCGAGCCGCCCCTTCGCCGATGAGGAGCTGTTCGACGTGATAACCGCGCTGACCTACCCCGCGATGCGCGGCTTTTTCCGGGCCTACCTGGAGCAGGGACAGCCGCTGCCCCTGGCCGAAACCCTGGCCAAGGTGGGGCTGCGCTACGAGGAAAAAACGGCCACCATCAGCATCATGGCCCAGCTCACGCCGGCCCAGCGGGCGTTGCGCCGCGCCTGGATCGGGCAGTAG
- a CDS encoding MGH1-like glycoside hydrolase domain-containing protein — protein MTQEQLRLAEHNAHKASWKKFGPYLTERQWGTVREDYSADGNAWDYISHDMARSKAYRWGEEGIGGISDDQQQLCLAVALWNGQDEILKERLFGLTNGQGNHGEDVKELYYYLDSTPTHSYLKMLYKYPQRAFPYRKLVKENARRTRQQPEYELLDTGIFDQNRYFDVFVEYAKAGPDDVLMQVTVHNRGPKKAPVQVLPQLWFRNTWSWDNAAAARPGLRETGPGVVQAEHPQLGRYHFYCDQAPRLLFCENETNGPRLYDLPAEGRHFKDGINDFVVEGDAAAINEAQRGTKVAAQYELLLPPGQSATVRLRLSAAALAAPFADFDAVVAARQQDADEFYDCLQENLPDPDARNVQRQAFAGMLWSKQFYYYDVTQWLAGDPAVLTPPTERARGRNRHWPHLHNADLISMPDKWEYPWYAAWDLAFHCIPLAMVDAGFAKEQLRLLTRDRYMHPNGQLPAYEWNFSDVNPPVHAWATWRVYKMDKKLNEGRGDTVFLEAVFHKLALNFTWWVNRKDKSERNIFEGGFLGLDNIGVFDRSAPLPTGGFIEQSDGTSWMAMFALNMMRIALELAKTNPVYQEMAGKFFEHFLYIADAMTRGGDGLFNLWDEEDGFYYDVLHTPDEKRTKLKVRSIVGLIPLFAVEVVEQDLLDAMPEFTARARWLLANRPHLAQLVSRWEEPGRGARHLLGLLRRSRLKRLLSRMLDEREFLSEFGIRAMSRYHLAHPYVFSTEEADFTVEYVPGEAESGMFGGNSNWRGPIWLPINYLIIESLQRFYFYYGDKFRVEYPTGSGTYLNLQEVATALAGRLSKLLLRDAAGRRPAFGTEEKLQTDPYFRDHLLFHEYFHGDNGRGMGANHQTGWTGLIVRLLQMRG, from the coding sequence ATGACGCAGGAACAACTACGCTTAGCGGAGCATAACGCGCACAAGGCTTCCTGGAAGAAGTTTGGCCCCTACCTCACCGAGCGGCAGTGGGGCACGGTGCGCGAAGACTACAGTGCCGACGGCAACGCCTGGGACTACATCAGCCACGACATGGCCCGCAGCAAGGCTTACCGCTGGGGCGAGGAAGGCATCGGGGGCATCTCGGACGACCAGCAGCAGCTGTGCCTGGCCGTGGCGCTGTGGAACGGGCAGGACGAGATTCTGAAGGAGCGGCTCTTTGGCCTCACCAACGGGCAGGGCAACCACGGCGAGGACGTGAAGGAGCTGTACTACTACCTCGACAGCACCCCCACGCACTCCTACCTGAAGATGCTGTATAAGTATCCGCAGCGCGCGTTTCCGTACCGGAAGCTGGTGAAGGAAAACGCCCGCCGCACCCGGCAGCAGCCCGAGTACGAGCTGCTCGACACCGGCATCTTCGACCAGAACCGCTACTTCGACGTGTTCGTGGAGTACGCCAAGGCCGGCCCCGACGACGTGCTGATGCAGGTGACGGTACACAACCGGGGCCCGAAGAAAGCCCCGGTGCAGGTGCTGCCCCAGCTCTGGTTCCGCAACACCTGGAGCTGGGACAATGCCGCCGCCGCGCGGCCGGGGCTGCGCGAAACCGGCCCCGGCGTGGTGCAGGCCGAGCACCCGCAGCTGGGCCGCTACCACTTCTACTGCGACCAGGCACCGCGGCTGCTGTTTTGCGAGAACGAAACCAACGGCCCCCGCCTCTACGACCTGCCCGCCGAGGGCCGGCACTTCAAGGACGGCATCAACGACTTCGTGGTCGAGGGCGACGCGGCGGCCATCAACGAGGCGCAGCGGGGCACCAAAGTAGCGGCCCAGTACGAGCTGCTGCTGCCGCCGGGACAGTCGGCCACGGTGCGGCTGCGGCTGAGCGCGGCGGCGCTGGCGGCCCCGTTCGCCGACTTCGACGCGGTGGTGGCGGCCCGCCAGCAGGACGCCGACGAGTTCTACGACTGCCTCCAGGAAAACCTGCCGGACCCCGACGCCCGCAACGTGCAGCGCCAGGCCTTCGCGGGCATGCTCTGGAGCAAGCAGTTTTATTACTACGACGTAACCCAGTGGCTGGCCGGCGACCCGGCGGTGCTTACGCCGCCCACCGAGCGTGCCCGGGGCCGCAACCGCCACTGGCCGCACCTGCACAACGCCGACCTGATTTCGATGCCCGACAAGTGGGAGTATCCCTGGTACGCGGCCTGGGATTTGGCTTTCCACTGCATTCCGCTGGCCATGGTCGATGCGGGCTTTGCCAAGGAGCAGCTGCGCCTGCTCACCCGCGACCGGTACATGCACCCCAACGGGCAGCTGCCGGCCTACGAGTGGAACTTCTCGGACGTGAACCCGCCGGTGCACGCCTGGGCCACCTGGCGGGTATACAAGATGGACAAGAAGCTCAACGAGGGCCGGGGCGACACGGTGTTTCTGGAAGCCGTGTTCCATAAGCTGGCTTTGAACTTCACGTGGTGGGTAAACCGCAAGGACAAGAGCGAGCGGAACATCTTCGAGGGCGGCTTCCTGGGCCTCGACAACATCGGGGTGTTCGACCGGAGCGCCCCGCTGCCCACCGGCGGCTTCATTGAGCAGAGCGACGGCACGAGCTGGATGGCCATGTTTGCCCTGAACATGATGCGCATTGCCCTGGAACTGGCCAAAACCAACCCCGTGTACCAGGAAATGGCCGGCAAGTTCTTCGAGCACTTCCTCTACATCGCCGACGCCATGACCCGGGGCGGCGACGGGCTTTTCAACCTCTGGGACGAGGAAGACGGCTTCTACTACGACGTGCTGCACACCCCCGACGAGAAGCGTACCAAGCTGAAAGTGCGCTCCATCGTGGGCCTGATTCCGCTGTTTGCGGTGGAAGTGGTGGAGCAGGACCTGCTCGACGCCATGCCCGAGTTTACGGCCCGGGCCCGGTGGCTGCTCGCCAACCGGCCCCACCTGGCCCAACTCGTGAGCCGCTGGGAAGAGCCGGGCCGCGGGGCGCGCCACCTGCTGGGCCTGCTGCGCCGCTCCCGCCTCAAGCGCCTGCTCAGCCGCATGCTCGACGAGCGTGAGTTTCTGTCCGAGTTCGGCATCCGGGCCATGTCGCGCTACCACCTGGCGCACCCCTACGTGTTCAGCACCGAGGAAGCCGACTTCACGGTGGAGTACGTGCCGGGCGAGGCCGAGTCGGGCATGTTCGGGGGCAACTCCAACTGGCGCGGCCCCATCTGGCTGCCTATCAACTACCTGATCATCGAGTCGTTGCAGCGGTTCTACTTCTACTACGGCGACAAGTTCCGGGTGGAATACCCGACGGGCTCCGGTACCTACCTCAACCTGCAGGAAGTAGCCACCGCCCTGGCCGGGCGCCTGAGCAAGCTGTTGCTGCGCGACGCCGCCGGCCGCCGCCCGGCCTTCGGCACCGAAGAGAAGCTGCAAACCGACCCGTATTTCCGGGACCACCTGCTCTTCCACGAGTACTTCCACGGCGACAATGGCCGGGGCATGGGCGCCAACCACCAAACCGGCTGGACGGGCCTGATCGTGCGGCTCTTGCAGATGCGGGGGTAA
- a CDS encoding DUF1294 domain-containing protein, producing the protein MTILLSCLLFFNLLCFLLFALDKRKAQRAQRRISEKTLHLATLPGAAPGAWAAIFLLHHKNRKAAFWGVTLVLTLLQGAALYFTLPYLQAQL; encoded by the coding sequence ATGACCATACTCTTGAGTTGCCTGTTGTTTTTCAATCTGCTGTGTTTCCTACTGTTCGCCTTGGATAAACGGAAAGCCCAACGGGCCCAGCGGCGCATTTCCGAAAAGACGCTGCACCTCGCGACGCTGCCGGGCGCCGCGCCCGGTGCTTGGGCAGCTATATTCTTGCTGCACCATAAAAACCGCAAAGCCGCTTTCTGGGGTGTTACCCTGGTGCTGACGCTGTTGCAAGGGGCAGCTCTCTATTTCACGTTGCCCTATTTGCAGGCGCAGCTTTAA
- a CDS encoding dienelactone hydrolase family protein, which produces MSYPNAVTLTAAADATQFNAYTALPVTEGPHPGLILLQEAFGVNHHIRSVADRLAQAGYVVVAPELYHRTAAPGREIPYADFPGAAPHYQALTPEGLTADLRASYDWLRAQPSVTASIGSIGFCLGGRVAFLANAVLPLAAGVSYYGGGTHHLAGRAAELHAPHLFFWGGQDKHIPRAQVDTITAALDAAGKPYVNTIISYADHGFHCDERPSYHPEAAQEAWALTLAFLAQKLR; this is translated from the coding sequence ATGAGCTACCCCAACGCCGTTACCCTTACCGCCGCTGCCGACGCCACCCAGTTCAACGCCTACACGGCCTTGCCGGTCACCGAGGGTCCGCACCCCGGCCTGATTCTGCTGCAGGAAGCCTTCGGCGTCAACCACCACATCCGCTCGGTGGCCGACCGGCTGGCCCAGGCCGGCTACGTGGTGGTGGCGCCCGAGCTGTATCACCGCACGGCCGCGCCGGGCCGGGAAATTCCGTACGCCGACTTTCCCGGCGCCGCTCCGCATTACCAGGCCCTCACGCCCGAGGGTCTCACCGCCGACTTGCGGGCCAGCTACGACTGGCTGCGGGCCCAGCCTTCGGTAACCGCCAGCATCGGCAGCATCGGGTTCTGCCTGGGCGGCCGGGTGGCGTTTCTGGCCAACGCGGTGCTGCCGCTGGCCGCCGGCGTGTCGTACTACGGCGGGGGCACCCACCACCTGGCCGGGCGCGCCGCCGAATTGCACGCGCCCCACCTGTTTTTCTGGGGCGGGCAGGATAAGCACATTCCCCGGGCGCAGGTCGACACCATCACGGCGGCCCTCGACGCGGCCGGCAAGCCCTACGTCAACACCATTATTTCCTACGCTGACCACGGCTTCCACTGCGACGAGCGGCCCAGCTACCACCCCGAAGCCGCCCAGGAAGCCTGGGCCCTCACCCTGGCTTTTCTGGCGCAGAAGCTCCGTTGA
- a CDS encoding bile acid:sodium symporter family protein, whose product MSAPNPAPAASPAPASPGLLARLGIDWFLGALLLVVGLAYLAPGVGSKSSPVPWSALTTGGVAVIFFFYGLRLSTEKLRAGMRNWRLHLVTQSATFVLFPLLALAVRPFFHGAKGEALWASIFFLATLPSTVSTSVVMVSIAQGNLPAAIFNASISSLLGILLTPLWVNLVLHTGAAQVGLGGMAASLGGQVLLPVALGMALNSRFGAWAEAHRQQLRVFDQLIILALVYTSFCESFAENLFQDYQATDLLGLAAGMVALFLLIFGLITLISRLLGFSDEDRITAVFCGSKKSLVHGTVLAKVLFANTIALGTLLLPLMLYHALQIMMASVMAQAVGRRMKAQQPAPAPAGR is encoded by the coding sequence ATGTCTGCCCCCAACCCTGCCCCTGCCGCCTCCCCCGCCCCCGCTTCCCCCGGCCTGCTGGCCCGCCTCGGCATCGACTGGTTTCTGGGGGCGCTGCTGCTCGTGGTGGGCCTGGCCTACCTAGCGCCCGGCGTGGGCAGCAAAAGCAGCCCCGTGCCGTGGTCGGCGCTGACGACCGGGGGCGTGGCCGTCATTTTCTTCTTCTACGGCCTGCGCCTCAGCACCGAAAAGCTGCGGGCCGGCATGCGCAATTGGCGGCTGCACCTGGTTACGCAGAGCGCGACGTTCGTGCTGTTTCCGCTGCTGGCTCTGGCCGTGCGGCCCTTTTTTCACGGGGCCAAAGGCGAGGCGCTCTGGGCCAGCATCTTCTTTCTGGCCACCCTGCCGTCGACCGTTTCCACTTCGGTGGTCATGGTTTCCATTGCCCAGGGCAACCTGCCGGCCGCTATTTTCAACGCCAGCATTTCCAGCCTGCTGGGCATTCTGCTCACGCCGCTCTGGGTCAATTTGGTGCTGCACACCGGCGCGGCCCAGGTGGGGCTGGGGGGCATGGCCGCCAGCCTGGGCGGGCAGGTGCTGCTGCCGGTGGCCCTGGGCATGGCCCTGAACTCCCGCTTCGGAGCCTGGGCCGAGGCGCACCGCCAGCAGCTGCGCGTGTTCGATCAGCTCATTATTCTGGCCCTGGTGTACACGTCCTTCTGCGAGTCGTTTGCCGAAAACCTGTTTCAGGACTACCAGGCTACCGACCTGCTGGGCCTGGCCGCGGGCATGGTGGCGCTGTTCCTGCTCATTTTCGGCCTGATTACCTTGATCAGCCGCCTGCTGGGCTTCTCCGACGAAGACCGGATTACGGCCGTGTTCTGCGGCTCCAAGAAGTCGTTGGTGCACGGCACGGTGCTGGCCAAGGTGCTCTTTGCCAACACCATTGCCCTGGGCACGCTGCTGCTGCCCCTGATGCTCTACCACGCCCTGCAGATCATGATGGCCAGCGTGATGGCCCAGGCCGTGGGGCGCCGCATGAAAGCGCAGCAGCCCGCTCCCGCCCCGGCTGGCCGCTAA
- a CDS encoding ankyrin repeat domain-containing protein, with product MNKSFFLLVFLLSLASAACAQSPSKELYTAVVKNKPADAEALLKAGADVNAAIELVPGFPTTYLITAAGNGNLELVKALVKYKAQVNKPDAFKGTALMAAASKGNKAIVEFLLASGADTKVKDDEGKDALAHAKEGGNKEVVALIEQKMM from the coding sequence ATGAATAAGAGTTTTTTCCTGCTGGTCTTTCTGCTCAGCCTGGCTTCGGCCGCCTGCGCCCAGTCGCCGAGCAAAGAGCTGTACACGGCCGTCGTGAAAAACAAGCCCGCCGACGCGGAAGCCCTGCTCAAAGCCGGCGCCGACGTGAATGCGGCCATCGAGCTGGTCCCCGGCTTCCCGACGACTTACCTCATTACGGCCGCCGGCAACGGCAACCTGGAGCTGGTGAAGGCCCTGGTAAAGTACAAGGCCCAGGTCAACAAGCCCGACGCCTTCAAGGGCACGGCCCTCATGGCAGCCGCCTCGAAAGGTAACAAGGCCATTGTCGAGTTTCTGCTGGCCAGCGGCGCCGACACTAAAGTCAAAGACGACGAAGGCAAGGACGCCCTGGCCCACGCCAAGGAAGGCGGCAACAAGGAAGTAGTAGCCCTGATTGAGCAAAAGATGATGTAG
- a CDS encoding LLM class flavin-dependent oxidoreductase — translation MSNTPLRLSILDQSPVRQGGTARQAILETIELAQLADRLGYTRYWVSEHHNTPTLAGSTPEVLMAHLAGITQRIRVGSGGVMLPHYSALKVAENFRMLETLFPGRIDLGIGRAPGSDRLTASVLNPANSFTESDFIEQLMDLSRYLTDTAEPDTIQEKVKATPLATTVPEPWILSSSGQSGLFAAYLGMAFSFAHFINPVGGPQMVRMYQDRFKPSEHLQKPLANVAIFVLCAETEEKARQLHQSLAVQMLRLEQGQRTQMPPYEEIKDYQYSAAEQERLAYNWQRIISGTPSQLKEQITDLAQQYGVEEVVAVTITYDFADRLRSYELLAEAFALTPAAEPVAVR, via the coding sequence ATGAGCAATACCCCTCTTCGCCTGAGCATCCTCGACCAGTCGCCGGTGCGGCAGGGCGGCACGGCCCGCCAGGCCATTCTGGAAACCATTGAGCTGGCCCAGCTGGCCGACCGCCTGGGCTACACCCGCTACTGGGTGTCGGAACATCATAACACGCCTACGCTGGCCGGCTCGACGCCGGAAGTGCTGATGGCCCACCTGGCCGGCATCACCCAGCGGATACGGGTAGGCTCGGGCGGCGTGATGCTGCCCCACTACAGCGCCCTGAAGGTGGCCGAAAACTTCCGCATGCTCGAAACCCTGTTTCCGGGCCGCATCGACCTGGGCATCGGCCGCGCCCCCGGCTCCGACCGGCTGACGGCCTCGGTACTGAACCCGGCGAACAGCTTCACCGAGTCCGACTTCATCGAGCAGCTCATGGATCTGAGCCGCTACCTGACCGACACCGCAGAGCCCGACACCATTCAGGAAAAAGTGAAGGCGACGCCCCTGGCTACCACCGTGCCCGAGCCCTGGATTCTGAGCTCCAGCGGGCAAAGCGGCCTGTTTGCGGCCTATCTGGGCATGGCTTTTTCCTTCGCCCACTTCATCAACCCGGTAGGCGGGCCCCAGATGGTGCGCATGTACCAAGACCGGTTCAAGCCCTCGGAGCACCTGCAAAAACCATTGGCGAACGTAGCTATTTTTGTACTCTGCGCCGAAACCGAGGAAAAAGCCCGGCAGCTGCACCAGTCGTTGGCCGTGCAAATGCTGCGCCTAGAGCAGGGGCAGCGCACCCAGATGCCGCCCTACGAAGAAATTAAAGATTACCAATATTCGGCCGCCGAGCAGGAGCGCCTGGCCTACAACTGGCAGCGTATCATCAGCGGCACGCCCAGCCAGCTCAAAGAGCAGATAACCGACTTAGCTCAGCAGTACGGGGTTGAGGAAGTGGTAGCCGTGACCATCACCTACGATTTTGCCGACCGGCTTCGCTCCTACGAGCTGCTGGCCGAGGCATTTGCACTTACGCCCGCCGCCGAGCCGGTAGCCGTCCGCTAG
- a CDS encoding MDR family MFS transporter gives MTENLTQRSRMLTLAGVLLALFLSSLDQTIVATALPRIVAELHGFDRFAWVATAYLAASTALVPVYGKLADMYSRRNIEVTAILIFLVGSALCGLAGEFGSLPLLGDGMSQLIIFRAVQGLGGAGLLAMAFIIIADLFPPAVRGKYQGYVGATFGLSSVLGPFLGGLLTDHGSGLLPGIAGWRLVFYVNLPLGLLALWFILGRMPRLRPRGQHKPLDYLSALLLMAGLVPLVLGLQLNKTQHGWTAPLTLSLFAAALLLLLLFVLRSLRSDNPILDLTLFRNPVFRAANIATFLLGGAFLSIVIFEPLFMVNVLGVSATRAGLSLIPLSLGVVGGSMLAGQMVARFGHYKRWMLAGGLLLLSGQALLATMPPTVSYEQVLLYVLLCGLGLGPCMPLYTLAIQNAIDPRLTGQATSASQFFRQIGGVVAAALLGTVLTMSLAQTLPPTPAPAAAPTELAIEGAPATVALAPPTPAVRAAFTHAISRVYLCTLCLVLCGWIATLFVPDLPLRTSNAVKSQPVLATQGAK, from the coding sequence ATGACCGAAAATCTAACCCAGCGCAGCCGGATGCTGACGCTGGCGGGTGTGCTGCTGGCGCTGTTTCTGAGCTCCCTCGACCAAACCATCGTGGCCACGGCCCTGCCGCGCATCGTGGCCGAGCTGCACGGCTTCGACCGGTTTGCCTGGGTGGCCACGGCCTATTTGGCGGCCAGCACGGCCCTGGTACCGGTGTATGGCAAGCTGGCCGACATGTACTCGCGCCGCAACATCGAAGTCACGGCCATTCTAATTTTCCTGGTGGGCTCGGCGCTGTGCGGGCTGGCCGGCGAGTTTGGCTCCCTGCCGCTGCTGGGCGACGGGATGAGCCAGCTGATTATTTTCCGGGCCGTGCAGGGCTTGGGCGGGGCGGGTCTGCTGGCTATGGCCTTCATTATCATTGCCGATTTGTTTCCACCCGCCGTGCGGGGCAAGTACCAGGGCTACGTGGGGGCTACGTTCGGGCTTTCCTCGGTGCTGGGGCCGTTTCTGGGCGGCTTGCTCACCGACCACGGCTCGGGCCTGCTGCCCGGCATTGCGGGCTGGCGGCTGGTGTTCTACGTCAATCTGCCCCTGGGTTTGCTGGCGTTGTGGTTTATTCTGGGCCGCATGCCGCGCCTGCGGCCCCGGGGTCAGCACAAGCCCCTCGATTATTTATCGGCCTTGCTGCTGATGGCCGGCCTGGTGCCGCTGGTGCTGGGCCTGCAGCTCAACAAAACCCAGCACGGCTGGACTGCGCCGCTCACCCTGAGCTTGTTTGCCGCCGCCCTGCTGTTGCTGCTGCTGTTCGTGCTTCGCTCCCTGCGGTCCGACAACCCCATTCTGGACCTGACGCTGTTTCGGAATCCGGTATTCCGGGCGGCCAACATTGCGACGTTTCTGCTGGGCGGCGCTTTTCTGAGCATCGTCATCTTCGAGCCCCTGTTCATGGTCAACGTGCTGGGCGTATCGGCCACCCGGGCCGGCCTGAGCTTGATTCCGCTGTCGTTGGGCGTGGTAGGCGGCTCGATGCTGGCCGGGCAGATGGTGGCGCGCTTCGGGCACTACAAGCGCTGGATGCTGGCCGGCGGTCTGCTCTTACTTTCCGGCCAGGCCCTGCTGGCGACCATGCCGCCCACGGTTTCCTACGAGCAGGTGCTGCTCTACGTGCTGCTCTGTGGCCTGGGTCTGGGTCCCTGCATGCCGCTCTACACCCTGGCTATTCAGAACGCCATTGACCCGCGCCTGACCGGCCAAGCCACTTCGGCCAGCCAGTTTTTCCGGCAGATCGGAGGCGTGGTGGCCGCGGCCCTGCTCGGCACGGTGCTGACCATGAGCCTGGCCCAGACCCTGCCCCCGACTCCCGCCCCGGCCGCGGCCCCCACGGAGCTAGCAATTGAAGGCGCGCCGGCCACCGTGGCCCTGGCGCCGCCAACGCCCGCGGTGCGCGCGGCCTTCACCCACGCCATTTCGCGGGTGTACCTGTGCACGCTCTGCCTGGTGCTCTGCGGCTGGATTGCCACGCTGTTCGTGCCGGATCTGCCCCTGCGCACGTCCAACGCCGTGAAGTCCCAGCCGGTGCTGGCCACGCAGGGAGCTAAGTAG